Proteins co-encoded in one Bacillus paramycoides genomic window:
- the acuA gene encoding acetoin utilization protein acetyltransferase AcuA, with the protein MIHKKIYNARNLKTAKGTLIIEGPVSTHNLEMYEFHPDLIAFRPAEQQYKAIVEISKLPEARLIIARHDQTIVGYVTYLYPDPLERWSEGKMENLIELGAIEVVPAFRGCAVGKNLLEVSMMDDYMEDYIILTTEYYWHWDLKQTGLNVWEYRKVMEKMMNAGGLQWMATDDPEICSHPANCLMVRIGKRVDTDSIQAFDRLRFHNRFMY; encoded by the coding sequence TTGATTCATAAAAAAATATATAATGCTAGAAACTTAAAAACAGCGAAAGGCACTTTAATTATTGAAGGGCCTGTCTCTACACATAACTTAGAAATGTATGAATTTCATCCAGACTTAATTGCGTTTCGTCCTGCCGAGCAACAATATAAAGCAATTGTCGAAATTTCTAAATTGCCAGAAGCTCGTCTCATTATTGCTAGACATGACCAAACAATTGTTGGATATGTTACATACTTGTATCCTGATCCACTTGAACGATGGTCAGAAGGAAAGATGGAAAACTTAATTGAACTCGGGGCGATCGAAGTTGTCCCTGCCTTCCGTGGTTGCGCTGTCGGAAAAAACTTATTAGAAGTTTCAATGATGGACGATTATATGGAAGATTACATTATATTAACCACTGAATATTATTGGCACTGGGATTTAAAACAAACAGGCTTAAATGTTTGGGAGTACCGAAAAGTAATGGAAAAAATGATGAATGCAGGTGGATTACAATGGATGGCTACAGATGATCCTGAAATTTGTTCACATCCTGCTAACTGTTTAATGGTCCGCATCGGTAAACGCGTTGATACGGATTCTATTCAAGCATTTGATCGTCTACGTTTTCACAATCGTTTTATGTATTAA
- the acuC gene encoding acetoin utilization protein AcuC, whose amino-acid sequence MSSAFIYSDDFRGYSFSPDHPFNQLRVTLTYDLLQKGGFISPSQIISPRIATDEEIAYVHTEEYINAVKRAGEGKLEKSIAMTYGLGTEDTPMFPNMHEASALLVGGTLTAVDAVLSGKVKHALNLGGGLHHGFRGKASGFCIYNDSSIAMKYIQKKYGLRVLYIDTDAHHGDGVQWSFYDDPNVCTISLHETGRYLFPGTGAVNERGQGNGYSYSFNVPLDAFTEDESFLDSYRTVVKEVAAYFKPDIILTQNGADAHYYDPLTHLCATMNIYREIPKLAREIANEYCEGRWIAVGGGGYDHWRVVPRAWALIWLEMNNIQNISGYLPPEWIDAWKGQAETELPLTWEDPDNMYKPIPRKPEIEEKNALTVAKSLEIIRNNMKKSLY is encoded by the coding sequence ATGAGTAGCGCGTTTATTTATTCGGATGACTTTCGGGGCTATTCATTTAGCCCTGATCATCCTTTTAACCAACTGCGCGTCACACTTACGTATGATTTATTACAAAAGGGCGGTTTTATCTCTCCTTCCCAAATCATCTCACCACGGATAGCTACAGATGAAGAGATCGCCTACGTTCATACAGAGGAGTACATAAATGCGGTAAAACGTGCTGGAGAAGGTAAGTTAGAAAAATCAATTGCGATGACATATGGACTCGGAACAGAAGATACACCGATGTTTCCAAATATGCACGAAGCAAGTGCATTACTCGTTGGCGGTACATTAACTGCTGTCGATGCTGTTCTTTCCGGGAAAGTAAAACACGCGCTTAACTTAGGAGGCGGCTTACATCACGGCTTCCGCGGCAAGGCATCTGGTTTTTGCATTTATAACGATAGTTCCATCGCTATGAAATATATTCAGAAGAAATACGGTTTACGTGTTTTATATATTGATACAGATGCTCATCACGGTGATGGTGTACAGTGGTCTTTTTACGACGATCCTAACGTATGCACCATTTCGCTACATGAAACTGGGCGCTATTTATTCCCTGGAACTGGCGCTGTAAATGAACGCGGACAAGGTAATGGCTATAGTTATTCTTTTAACGTTCCACTCGATGCTTTTACAGAAGACGAATCTTTCTTAGATTCCTATCGAACTGTCGTAAAAGAAGTTGCCGCATACTTTAAACCGGATATTATTTTAACGCAAAACGGTGCTGACGCACATTATTACGACCCACTTACACACCTTTGCGCAACGATGAATATTTACCGTGAAATACCGAAGCTCGCTCGCGAAATCGCTAACGAATATTGCGAAGGTCGCTGGATCGCTGTCGGCGGCGGTGGCTATGACCACTGGCGCGTCGTCCCAAGAGCTTGGGCACTCATTTGGCTCGAAATGAACAACATCCAAAACATCTCAGGTTATCTCCCTCCAGAATGGATTGACGCTTGGAAAGGACAAGCTGAAACAGAACTTCCCCTCACATGGGAAGATCCAGACAACATGTATAAACCTATCCCCCGCAAACCAGAAATTGAAGAAAAGAATGCATTAACTGTAGCGAAATCTCTTGAAATTATTCGGAATAATATGAAAAAATCTTTGTACTAA
- a CDS encoding acetoin utilization AcuB family protein, translating to MIVEEIMNQDVVTLHPNDTIETAIRTIRTKGIRHIPIVDQNNHVVGIISDRDVRDASPSILDEQVSLDMLKQPLELIMKHPVMTCHPLDFVEEIATLFFENKIGCLPVTKAGKLVGIISESTVLHTLVKLTGAHQPSSQIEIQVKNEPGILGKVVAIFSELQINIVSVLVYPAKDENDKVLVFRIQTMNPLKVIDALEAEGYRVLWPNIMGMQA from the coding sequence ATGATTGTAGAAGAAATTATGAATCAAGATGTGGTGACATTACATCCAAACGATACAATCGAAACAGCAATCCGAACGATACGTACGAAAGGCATTCGGCACATTCCAATTGTCGATCAAAATAATCATGTCGTAGGTATTATTTCTGATCGGGATGTAAGAGATGCAAGTCCGTCTATTTTAGATGAACAAGTTTCACTCGATATGCTGAAGCAACCACTTGAACTTATTATGAAACATCCTGTTATGACTTGCCATCCTCTCGATTTCGTTGAGGAAATTGCTACTTTATTTTTTGAAAATAAAATTGGCTGTCTTCCTGTTACAAAGGCTGGAAAGTTAGTTGGAATTATTTCTGAATCTACCGTGCTGCATACGTTAGTGAAATTAACAGGAGCACATCAACCGAGTTCACAAATTGAAATTCAAGTAAAAAACGAACCTGGTATTCTCGGAAAAGTCGTTGCTATTTTTAGTGAGTTACAAATCAATATCGTGAGCGTTCTCGTCTACCCAGCAAAAGATGAGAATGATAAAGTACTCGTTTTCCGCATCCAAACGATGAATCCGCTAAAAGTGATTGATGCACTTGAGGCAGAAGGCTACCGTGTATTATGGCCGAACATTATGGGGATGCAAGCATGA